A stretch of the Triplophysa dalaica isolate WHDGS20190420 chromosome 19, ASM1584641v1, whole genome shotgun sequence genome encodes the following:
- the shroom3 gene encoding protein Shroom3 isoform X1 translates to MDNSIPDSSSSVIHKGTFVFVQAELKGGAPWGFTLKGGLEHGEPLIISKVEEGGKAYLLQHPLQLGDEVVIINDVELSGWRQEAISLVKGSYKTLHLTVRRECFPDLCRSDLRPLSPPRDSRCSGVKLRIKNRRSEAGSRPHSWHSTKLGEGPQNSGGMMQVTQGGVGVAWHQNYHSSASTTDLSGYETGFLRKSPDQYSSRGSMESLDHTHPVYSSCYQLSSSKSSNSIDHLHSKRDSAYSSFSTSSSIPEYLAAAPSFNKERSYSMENVPQKEGMQQADIRYVRTVYDPQQGVSEEHDVTSAALMRTNESRTKSRSGSIQGMICHRSSNSSGSSGSSGSSGSSGGTTNSQRHSAGPVWDPTHNRHSYENIKGAPAPPMRSDSYAAFRNHERPNSWSSLEHARSQRALHKGSWHHSSGSVATAKSSFGAEGQLHTVIEKSPESSPTTKPKQSFPQAAQPGRLMLPTSIYPVPPPEPHFAQIPTSNPSSGSIYTALAKENKHNSNSDQLSGFVREDMVTVENGYQSNGLSLSSVQPHNTVQPKLSDKAQDDPQNKTGLYRSHLEQQGQKPQAASVPQERRDPYTAVKPRNENDMEVYDNYRPPRDEEQSKYDEKNSNLETLYSGGRVSQGQAAQIYRGNLAQTQGGDQIIKPSRHHSDSSAYQQRGHDLDHPLTRLENALAEVQRCASPESTVSQYSFQSERSMSVQEKVSHFERQQVKPRSHSTLVHHSSISRPSQSQRPSSAKSSFSCMEDLHNNISVPHWRTQSASSKTSYDGLVEVQQDLRTRRGSSDHAHKRHPKDPPIPLQRSKSTFQLGEENGKDFYGKGDVHNILGTVNDTSFNRDYRDSIKDAQSKVLRSTSFRRRDLSINPPPVPVKHMSLERKGPNTSPKPTTSPHTPKERHVVPVDVPNRTSPPELPSVPAVGPQCVRICGRKRFTMEQKKRCYSEPENMHEVGVLTQESIQAERKAQQQFLSSETTVADRRRMFEQVTHRNTESRFISSRPDLKQMQQDALVEYMQRKTGRRVDGRPNRPHSTYVQSASSIDSQSLTSTLSMCSLQEPVYDSLSGGIHKTSTLPTSMQNYFFPIRSTRSESSTGQQSQSTGTGTEKPIPKQIPGPALAGHPILQHLEAVFERATSTRSSGRSASAEDLLDHSEERLVPQHFRSRSSPSVENFNQDLMARDLQVLGVGSKESSQKRRLENTASIQTSHPAHKERSYPLNQVPFQQHAPVLRRERQRHSDRPRAHSASGLAASVGLPCPFTSQGTATTLDWHNGERLCQPNLDSIAFPETGPTNQKSPSGTSGVARQNSNNSSTSDDTLKDFPSSVAPATSKSTTTPSHPHPDEVLGSADTSLSVQLSRPFDSRPATLPRNPVSHTKPLPSLRISESNLHDVQSAVLLQDDDEVFLAPPPPSPSPPQLPIKETEITTDFPLPPPATFLAEEDLGLTEALQSPRPLRPISDSTTPSVTSDPQTNHITDIISTKHQPASPSSALLDENSAQILGLDCHLLSRRERTQAELLVETIAQELVSKDKSLTPLLETWGGKTTQDLMEDIFPSHSLSSSQHNRSCCGRVGDRAQDGLGVPDTVPREMETDLDDEEAYLHQKKVELLQALQASIHLLQGEREVLAEQQKGFSALGGIMDDLVHERCKPNEKEKYRMFVGDLEKIVNLLLSLSARLARVENALTAIRDKESQESAEEKESLQLKQKQLCSQHEDARELKENLDRRERLVLDILGGYLSGPQLRDYQNYIRIMPALLIRQRHLDELIRQGEEQVRRLEESLPPEFHPKNADPASDTPHSFNPTHSPRPTTVTSL, encoded by the exons TGCCTCCACCACAGACCTATCAGGATATGAGACAGGATTTCTTAGAAAGAGCCCAGATCAGTACAGTTCCCGGGGCAGCATGGAGAGCCTAGACCACACTCATCCTGTCTATAGCTCCTGCTATCAACTGTCATCCTCCAAATCCTCCAATAGCATCGATCATCTGCACAGTAAGAGGGATTCTGCATACAGTTCCTTCTCGACCAGCTCCAGTATTCCAGAGTACCTTGCAGCCGCACCGTCATTTAACAAGGAGAGGTCATACTCCATGGAAAATGTTCCACAGAAAGAAGGAATGCAGCAGGCAGATATCCGCTACGTACGCACCGTCTACGACCCACAGCAGGGTGTGTCTGAAGAGCACGATGTCACGTCTGCAGCACTAATGAGAACCAATGAAAGCAGAACAAAGTCTAGAAGTGGGAGCATCCAGGGCATGATCTGTCATCGTAGCAGCAATAGTAGTGGCAGCAGTGGGAGCAGTGGGAGTAGTGGAAGCAGTGGGGGTACCACCAACTCACAACGCCATAGCGCTGGGCCAGTCTGGGATCCAACACACAACCGGCACTCCTATGAAAACATAAAAGGGGCACCAGCACCTCCAATGCGCAGTGACAGCTATGCAGCGTTTCGCAATCATGAGCGTCCTAACTCTTGGTCGAGCCTTGAACATGCTCGGTCACAGCGGGCACTTCACAAGGGTTCCTGGCATCACTCAAGTGGTTCTGTAGCAACAGCAAAGTCCTCTTTTGGGGCTGAAGGTCAGCTCCACACTGTGATCGAAAAAAGCCCTGAAAGTAGCCCCACCACCAAACCCAAACAGAGTTTTCCTCAGGCTGCACAACCTGGCCGACTCATGTTGCCCACCAGCATCTACCCTGTTCCACCACCTGAGCCGCATTTTGCACAAATCCCAACCAGCAACCCTAGCTCTGGTTCAATTTACACTGCACTGGCCAAGGAGAACAAGCACAACTCTAACTCTGACCAGTTGAGTGGATTTGTAAGAGAGGACATGGTCACTGTTGAAAATGGATACCAAAGCAATGGTCTCAGCCTAAGCTCTGTTCAACCCCACAATACAGTACAACCTAAACTTTCTGACAAAGCGCAAGATGACCCTCAAAACAAAACTGGTTTGTATCGGTCTCATTTAGAGCAACAAGGACAGAAGCCTCAAGCAGCATCTGTACCTCAGGAGCGGAGGGACCCCTACACTGCTGTCAAACcaagaaatgaaaatgacatgGAAGTGTATGACAACTACAGGCCACCCAGAGATGAAGAACAAAGCAAATACGATGAGAAAAACAGCAATCTAGAGACACTTTACTCAGGTGGGAGAGTATCACAAGGACAGGCTGCCCAGATTTACAGAGGAAACTTGGCCCAAACACAAGGAGGTGACCAAATAATAAAACCTTCAAGGCACCATAGTGACTCGAGTGCTTACCAGCAGAGAGGTCATGACCTTGATCACCCCCTGACCAGACTGGAAAATGCACTTGCTGAGGTTCAACGATGTGCCAGTCCTGAGAGTACAGTTAGCCAATACAGCTTCCAGAGTGAGCGTAGCATGTCTGTGCAGGAGAAAGTAAGCCATTTCGAGAGGCAGCAAGTTAAACCTCGCAGTCACAGCACCCTGGTTCACCATAGCTCTATATCCCGTCCGAGTCAATCACAAAGACCTTCCAGTGCCAAGAGCTCTTTCTCTTGTATGGAGGACTTGCACAACAACATCTCTGTCCCTCACTGGAGAACACAGAGTGCCTCTAGCAAGACGAGCTATGATGGACTTGTGGAGGTGCAGCAAGATTTGCGAACGAGACGTGGGAGTAGTGATCATGCCCATAAACGCCACCCAAAAGACCCTCCAATTCCCCTTCAAAGGAGTAAAAGCACCTTCCAGCTTGGTGAGGAAAATGGTAAAGACTTTTATGGTAAAGGTGACGTTCACAACATCCTGGGCACTGTCAATGATACATCTTTTAACAGAGATTACAGAGATAGCATTAAAGATGCCCAGTCTAAGGTGCTGAGGTCTACTTCCTTCAGAAGACGAGACCTTAGTATTAACCCTCCACCAGTTCCAGTCAAACATATGTCTCTGGAGAGGAAAGGACCCAATACAAGTCCCAAACCTACTACATCCCCTCACACTCCAAAAGAACGACATGTTGTACCTGTTGATGTACCAAATAGAACCTCTCCCCCTGAACTCCCCAGTGTGCCAGCAGTAGGACCTCAGTGTGTGAGGATTTGTGGACGTAAACGATTTACAATGGAACAGAAGAAACGCTGTTACTCTGAGCCAGAAAATATGCATGAAGTGGGAGTGTTGACTCAGGAAAGCATTCAGGCTGAGCGAAAAGCTCAACAGCAGTTTCTGTCAAGTGAAACAACTGTTGCAGACCGGCGCAGGATGTTTGAGCAGGTAACTCATCGTAATACTGAATCCAGATTCATCTCTTCAAGACCGGATTTGAAGCAGATGCAGCAAGATGCCCTTGTTGAGTACATGCAACGCAAAACTGGTAGAAGAGTGGATGGACGTCCCAACCGTCCACATAGCACTTATGTACAGTCAGCTTCGTCCATTGACTCACAGAGCCTTACTTCCACTTTAAGTATGTGCTCTTTACAAGAGCCAGTATATGATAGTCTATCTGGTGGCATTCATAAAACTTCCACCCTTCCAACAAGCATGCAAAACTATTTCTTCCCAATCAGAAGCACTCGCTCCGAGTCTTCCACTGGCCAACAGTCTCAAAGCACAGGAACAGGAACTGAGAAACCCATTCCTAAACAGATCCCAGGACCAGCACTGGCTGGACATCCCATTCTTCAACACCTGGAGGCAGTTTTTGAGAGAGCCACGTCGACAAGAAGCTCGGGGAGGTCAGCTTCAGCTGAGGATCTGCTGGATCATAGTGAAGAACGACTAGTTCCTCAGCACTTCCGTTCCAGATCATCTCCATCGGTGGAGAACTTTAACCAG GACTTAATGGCCAGAGACCTTCAAGTTTTAGGGGTTGGCTCCAAGGAGTCCTCACAAAAGAg GCGGTTGGAGAATACGGCATCAATACAGACGTCACATCCAGCACATAAAGAAAGGAGTTATCCACTGAATCAGGTGCCTTTCCAACAACATGCACCAGTGCTGAGGCGAGAGCGGCAGAGACATTCTGACCGCCCCAGGGCGCACAGTGCATCTGGTCTGGCTGCCTCTGTGGGACTGCCTTGCCCTTTCACTTCTCAAGGCACTGCTACCACTCTAGACTGGCATAATGGCGAAAGACTGTGTCAACCCAACCTGGATTCCATTGCTTTTCCAGAAACCGGACCCACAAATCAAAAGAGTCCATCCGGAACATCAGGAGTGGCGAGGCAGAACTCCAATAACTCCAGCACTTCAGACGACACACTGAAGGACTTTCCAAGTTCAGTAGCTCCAGCAACATCAAAGTCCACCACCACCCCGTCGCATCCACACCCCGACGAGGTCTTGGGTTCGGCCGATACTTCCTTGTCTGTTCAACTCTCAAGGCCATTTGATTCAAGGCCGGCCACCCTCCCTAGGAACCCAGTCTCCCACACAAAGCCACTCCCCTCTCTTCGGATATCAGAGTCTAATCTTCATGATGTTCAGAGTGCAGTTTTGTTAcaagatgatgatgaagtgtTTTTAGCCCCACCACCACCTTCTCCTTCACCACCACAGTTACCAATCAAAGAGACCGAGATTACGACGGACTTTCCTCTTCCTCCGCCTGCAACATTCTTGGCTGAGGAGGACTTGGGTCTAACAGAAGCTTTACAGTCCCCAAGACCATTAAGGCCCATAAG TGACTCCACGACTCCTTCAGTGACCTCCGATCCCCAGACCAACCATATCACAGACATCATCAGCACCAAACATCAACCTGCGTCTCCTAGCAGTGCCCTTCTAGATGAGAACAGCGCTCAGATTCTGGGACTTGACTGCCATCTTCTCTCCAGAAGAGAGAGAACTCAAGCTGAACTCCTTGTGGAGACTATAGCTCAAGAGTTGGTGAGCAAAGACAAATCCCTCACCCCCCTTCTGGAAACCTGGGGAGGTAAAACTACCCAGGATCTGATGGAGGACATCTTCCCCTCGCACTCACTGTCTTCCTCGCAACACAACAGGAGCTGCTGCGGTCGTGTGGGTGACAG GGCTCAAGATGGTTTGGGTGTCCCAGACACTGTTCCCAGAGAAATGGAGACAGACCTTGATGACGAAGAGGCTTATCTGCATCAAAAGAAG GTGGAGCTATTGCAAGCGCTTCAAGCGAGCATACACTTGCTACAGGGGGAGAGAGAGGTTCTGGCCGAACAGCAGAAGGGATTTAGCGCGCTGGGAGGCATCATGGACGATTTAGTCCACGAACGCTGTAAGCCTAATGAGAAAGAGAAATACCGCATGTTTGTTGGAGACCTGGAGAAGATCGTCAACCTGCTGCTGTCCCTGAGCGCCCGCCTCGCTCGCGTGGAAAACGCTCTCACTGCCATCAGAGATAAAGAGAGTCAGGAGAGTGCAGAAGAGAAG GAATCTCTGCAGTTGAAACAGAAGCAGCTGTGCAGTCAGCACGAGGATGCTCGAGAGCTCAAGGAAAACCTGGACCGCCGCGAGCGACTGGTTCTGGATATCCTGGGGGGTTACCTGAGCGGACCGCAGCTGCGCGACTACCAGAATTACATCCGCATAATGCCCGCCCTGCTGATACGACAACGCCACCTGGACGAGCTCATTCGCCAGGGGGAGGAGCAAGTGAGAAGACTGGAGGAGAGCCTCCCACCTGAATTCCATCCAAAGAACGCTGACCCTGCCTCTGATACGCCACATAGTTTTAACCCCACCCACTCGCCGCGTCCCACAACCGTGACCTCACTCTAA
- the shroom3 gene encoding protein Shroom3 isoform X3, with the protein MRNSLKQTQSDSDRECFPDLCRSDLRPLSPPRDSRCSGVKLRIKNRRSEAGSRPHSWHSTKLGEGPQNSGGMMQVTQGGVGVAWHQNYHSSASTTDLSGYETGFLRKSPDQYSSRGSMESLDHTHPVYSSCYQLSSSKSSNSIDHLHSKRDSAYSSFSTSSSIPEYLAAAPSFNKERSYSMENVPQKEGMQQADIRYVRTVYDPQQGVSEEHDVTSAALMRTNESRTKSRSGSIQGMICHRSSNSSGSSGSSGSSGSSGGTTNSQRHSAGPVWDPTHNRHSYENIKGAPAPPMRSDSYAAFRNHERPNSWSSLEHARSQRALHKGSWHHSSGSVATAKSSFGAEGQLHTVIEKSPESSPTTKPKQSFPQAAQPGRLMLPTSIYPVPPPEPHFAQIPTSNPSSGSIYTALAKENKHNSNSDQLSGFVREDMVTVENGYQSNGLSLSSVQPHNTVQPKLSDKAQDDPQNKTGLYRSHLEQQGQKPQAASVPQERRDPYTAVKPRNENDMEVYDNYRPPRDEEQSKYDEKNSNLETLYSGGRVSQGQAAQIYRGNLAQTQGGDQIIKPSRHHSDSSAYQQRGHDLDHPLTRLENALAEVQRCASPESTVSQYSFQSERSMSVQEKVSHFERQQVKPRSHSTLVHHSSISRPSQSQRPSSAKSSFSCMEDLHNNISVPHWRTQSASSKTSYDGLVEVQQDLRTRRGSSDHAHKRHPKDPPIPLQRSKSTFQLGEENGKDFYGKGDVHNILGTVNDTSFNRDYRDSIKDAQSKVLRSTSFRRRDLSINPPPVPVKHMSLERKGPNTSPKPTTSPHTPKERHVVPVDVPNRTSPPELPSVPAVGPQCVRICGRKRFTMEQKKRCYSEPENMHEVGVLTQESIQAERKAQQQFLSSETTVADRRRMFEQVTHRNTESRFISSRPDLKQMQQDALVEYMQRKTGRRVDGRPNRPHSTYVQSASSIDSQSLTSTLSMCSLQEPVYDSLSGGIHKTSTLPTSMQNYFFPIRSTRSESSTGQQSQSTGTGTEKPIPKQIPGPALAGHPILQHLEAVFERATSTRSSGRSASAEDLLDHSEERLVPQHFRSRSSPSVENFNQDLMARDLQVLGVGSKESSQKRRLENTASIQTSHPAHKERSYPLNQVPFQQHAPVLRRERQRHSDRPRAHSASGLAASVGLPCPFTSQGTATTLDWHNGERLCQPNLDSIAFPETGPTNQKSPSGTSGVARQNSNNSSTSDDTLKDFPSSVAPATSKSTTTPSHPHPDEVLGSADTSLSVQLSRPFDSRPATLPRNPVSHTKPLPSLRISESNLHDVQSAVLLQDDDEVFLAPPPPSPSPPQLPIKETEITTDFPLPPPATFLAEEDLGLTEALQSPRPLRPISDSTTPSVTSDPQTNHITDIISTKHQPASPSSALLDENSAQILGLDCHLLSRRERTQAELLVETIAQELVSKDKSLTPLLETWGGKTTQDLMEDIFPSHSLSSSQHNRSCCGRVGDRAQDGLGVPDTVPREMETDLDDEEAYLHQKKVELLQALQASIHLLQGEREVLAEQQKGFSALGGIMDDLVHERCKPNEKEKYRMFVGDLEKIVNLLLSLSARLARVENALTAIRDKESQESAEEKESLQLKQKQLCSQHEDARELKENLDRRERLVLDILGGYLSGPQLRDYQNYIRIMPALLIRQRHLDELIRQGEEQVRRLEESLPPEFHPKNADPASDTPHSFNPTHSPRPTTVTSL; encoded by the exons TGCCTCCACCACAGACCTATCAGGATATGAGACAGGATTTCTTAGAAAGAGCCCAGATCAGTACAGTTCCCGGGGCAGCATGGAGAGCCTAGACCACACTCATCCTGTCTATAGCTCCTGCTATCAACTGTCATCCTCCAAATCCTCCAATAGCATCGATCATCTGCACAGTAAGAGGGATTCTGCATACAGTTCCTTCTCGACCAGCTCCAGTATTCCAGAGTACCTTGCAGCCGCACCGTCATTTAACAAGGAGAGGTCATACTCCATGGAAAATGTTCCACAGAAAGAAGGAATGCAGCAGGCAGATATCCGCTACGTACGCACCGTCTACGACCCACAGCAGGGTGTGTCTGAAGAGCACGATGTCACGTCTGCAGCACTAATGAGAACCAATGAAAGCAGAACAAAGTCTAGAAGTGGGAGCATCCAGGGCATGATCTGTCATCGTAGCAGCAATAGTAGTGGCAGCAGTGGGAGCAGTGGGAGTAGTGGAAGCAGTGGGGGTACCACCAACTCACAACGCCATAGCGCTGGGCCAGTCTGGGATCCAACACACAACCGGCACTCCTATGAAAACATAAAAGGGGCACCAGCACCTCCAATGCGCAGTGACAGCTATGCAGCGTTTCGCAATCATGAGCGTCCTAACTCTTGGTCGAGCCTTGAACATGCTCGGTCACAGCGGGCACTTCACAAGGGTTCCTGGCATCACTCAAGTGGTTCTGTAGCAACAGCAAAGTCCTCTTTTGGGGCTGAAGGTCAGCTCCACACTGTGATCGAAAAAAGCCCTGAAAGTAGCCCCACCACCAAACCCAAACAGAGTTTTCCTCAGGCTGCACAACCTGGCCGACTCATGTTGCCCACCAGCATCTACCCTGTTCCACCACCTGAGCCGCATTTTGCACAAATCCCAACCAGCAACCCTAGCTCTGGTTCAATTTACACTGCACTGGCCAAGGAGAACAAGCACAACTCTAACTCTGACCAGTTGAGTGGATTTGTAAGAGAGGACATGGTCACTGTTGAAAATGGATACCAAAGCAATGGTCTCAGCCTAAGCTCTGTTCAACCCCACAATACAGTACAACCTAAACTTTCTGACAAAGCGCAAGATGACCCTCAAAACAAAACTGGTTTGTATCGGTCTCATTTAGAGCAACAAGGACAGAAGCCTCAAGCAGCATCTGTACCTCAGGAGCGGAGGGACCCCTACACTGCTGTCAAACcaagaaatgaaaatgacatgGAAGTGTATGACAACTACAGGCCACCCAGAGATGAAGAACAAAGCAAATACGATGAGAAAAACAGCAATCTAGAGACACTTTACTCAGGTGGGAGAGTATCACAAGGACAGGCTGCCCAGATTTACAGAGGAAACTTGGCCCAAACACAAGGAGGTGACCAAATAATAAAACCTTCAAGGCACCATAGTGACTCGAGTGCTTACCAGCAGAGAGGTCATGACCTTGATCACCCCCTGACCAGACTGGAAAATGCACTTGCTGAGGTTCAACGATGTGCCAGTCCTGAGAGTACAGTTAGCCAATACAGCTTCCAGAGTGAGCGTAGCATGTCTGTGCAGGAGAAAGTAAGCCATTTCGAGAGGCAGCAAGTTAAACCTCGCAGTCACAGCACCCTGGTTCACCATAGCTCTATATCCCGTCCGAGTCAATCACAAAGACCTTCCAGTGCCAAGAGCTCTTTCTCTTGTATGGAGGACTTGCACAACAACATCTCTGTCCCTCACTGGAGAACACAGAGTGCCTCTAGCAAGACGAGCTATGATGGACTTGTGGAGGTGCAGCAAGATTTGCGAACGAGACGTGGGAGTAGTGATCATGCCCATAAACGCCACCCAAAAGACCCTCCAATTCCCCTTCAAAGGAGTAAAAGCACCTTCCAGCTTGGTGAGGAAAATGGTAAAGACTTTTATGGTAAAGGTGACGTTCACAACATCCTGGGCACTGTCAATGATACATCTTTTAACAGAGATTACAGAGATAGCATTAAAGATGCCCAGTCTAAGGTGCTGAGGTCTACTTCCTTCAGAAGACGAGACCTTAGTATTAACCCTCCACCAGTTCCAGTCAAACATATGTCTCTGGAGAGGAAAGGACCCAATACAAGTCCCAAACCTACTACATCCCCTCACACTCCAAAAGAACGACATGTTGTACCTGTTGATGTACCAAATAGAACCTCTCCCCCTGAACTCCCCAGTGTGCCAGCAGTAGGACCTCAGTGTGTGAGGATTTGTGGACGTAAACGATTTACAATGGAACAGAAGAAACGCTGTTACTCTGAGCCAGAAAATATGCATGAAGTGGGAGTGTTGACTCAGGAAAGCATTCAGGCTGAGCGAAAAGCTCAACAGCAGTTTCTGTCAAGTGAAACAACTGTTGCAGACCGGCGCAGGATGTTTGAGCAGGTAACTCATCGTAATACTGAATCCAGATTCATCTCTTCAAGACCGGATTTGAAGCAGATGCAGCAAGATGCCCTTGTTGAGTACATGCAACGCAAAACTGGTAGAAGAGTGGATGGACGTCCCAACCGTCCACATAGCACTTATGTACAGTCAGCTTCGTCCATTGACTCACAGAGCCTTACTTCCACTTTAAGTATGTGCTCTTTACAAGAGCCAGTATATGATAGTCTATCTGGTGGCATTCATAAAACTTCCACCCTTCCAACAAGCATGCAAAACTATTTCTTCCCAATCAGAAGCACTCGCTCCGAGTCTTCCACTGGCCAACAGTCTCAAAGCACAGGAACAGGAACTGAGAAACCCATTCCTAAACAGATCCCAGGACCAGCACTGGCTGGACATCCCATTCTTCAACACCTGGAGGCAGTTTTTGAGAGAGCCACGTCGACAAGAAGCTCGGGGAGGTCAGCTTCAGCTGAGGATCTGCTGGATCATAGTGAAGAACGACTAGTTCCTCAGCACTTCCGTTCCAGATCATCTCCATCGGTGGAGAACTTTAACCAG GACTTAATGGCCAGAGACCTTCAAGTTTTAGGGGTTGGCTCCAAGGAGTCCTCACAAAAGAg GCGGTTGGAGAATACGGCATCAATACAGACGTCACATCCAGCACATAAAGAAAGGAGTTATCCACTGAATCAGGTGCCTTTCCAACAACATGCACCAGTGCTGAGGCGAGAGCGGCAGAGACATTCTGACCGCCCCAGGGCGCACAGTGCATCTGGTCTGGCTGCCTCTGTGGGACTGCCTTGCCCTTTCACTTCTCAAGGCACTGCTACCACTCTAGACTGGCATAATGGCGAAAGACTGTGTCAACCCAACCTGGATTCCATTGCTTTTCCAGAAACCGGACCCACAAATCAAAAGAGTCCATCCGGAACATCAGGAGTGGCGAGGCAGAACTCCAATAACTCCAGCACTTCAGACGACACACTGAAGGACTTTCCAAGTTCAGTAGCTCCAGCAACATCAAAGTCCACCACCACCCCGTCGCATCCACACCCCGACGAGGTCTTGGGTTCGGCCGATACTTCCTTGTCTGTTCAACTCTCAAGGCCATTTGATTCAAGGCCGGCCACCCTCCCTAGGAACCCAGTCTCCCACACAAAGCCACTCCCCTCTCTTCGGATATCAGAGTCTAATCTTCATGATGTTCAGAGTGCAGTTTTGTTAcaagatgatgatgaagtgtTTTTAGCCCCACCACCACCTTCTCCTTCACCACCACAGTTACCAATCAAAGAGACCGAGATTACGACGGACTTTCCTCTTCCTCCGCCTGCAACATTCTTGGCTGAGGAGGACTTGGGTCTAACAGAAGCTTTACAGTCCCCAAGACCATTAAGGCCCATAAG TGACTCCACGACTCCTTCAGTGACCTCCGATCCCCAGACCAACCATATCACAGACATCATCAGCACCAAACATCAACCTGCGTCTCCTAGCAGTGCCCTTCTAGATGAGAACAGCGCTCAGATTCTGGGACTTGACTGCCATCTTCTCTCCAGAAGAGAGAGAACTCAAGCTGAACTCCTTGTGGAGACTATAGCTCAAGAGTTGGTGAGCAAAGACAAATCCCTCACCCCCCTTCTGGAAACCTGGGGAGGTAAAACTACCCAGGATCTGATGGAGGACATCTTCCCCTCGCACTCACTGTCTTCCTCGCAACACAACAGGAGCTGCTGCGGTCGTGTGGGTGACAG GGCTCAAGATGGTTTGGGTGTCCCAGACACTGTTCCCAGAGAAATGGAGACAGACCTTGATGACGAAGAGGCTTATCTGCATCAAAAGAAG GTGGAGCTATTGCAAGCGCTTCAAGCGAGCATACACTTGCTACAGGGGGAGAGAGAGGTTCTGGCCGAACAGCAGAAGGGATTTAGCGCGCTGGGAGGCATCATGGACGATTTAGTCCACGAACGCTGTAAGCCTAATGAGAAAGAGAAATACCGCATGTTTGTTGGAGACCTGGAGAAGATCGTCAACCTGCTGCTGTCCCTGAGCGCCCGCCTCGCTCGCGTGGAAAACGCTCTCACTGCCATCAGAGATAAAGAGAGTCAGGAGAGTGCAGAAGAGAAG GAATCTCTGCAGTTGAAACAGAAGCAGCTGTGCAGTCAGCACGAGGATGCTCGAGAGCTCAAGGAAAACCTGGACCGCCGCGAGCGACTGGTTCTGGATATCCTGGGGGGTTACCTGAGCGGACCGCAGCTGCGCGACTACCAGAATTACATCCGCATAATGCCCGCCCTGCTGATACGACAACGCCACCTGGACGAGCTCATTCGCCAGGGGGAGGAGCAAGTGAGAAGACTGGAGGAGAGCCTCCCACCTGAATTCCATCCAAAGAACGCTGACCCTGCCTCTGATACGCCACATAGTTTTAACCCCACCCACTCGCCGCGTCCCACAACCGTGACCTCACTCTAA